From Acropora muricata isolate sample 2 chromosome 14, ASM3666990v1, whole genome shotgun sequence, one genomic window encodes:
- the LOC136898708 gene encoding uncharacterized protein, which translates to MASLPSSQEDEKYTINIINSEIETVVIGDGNSVNSYCRCQYPEHSTVSGSSRTTTRRTAVYHDGGERRRIKRKETKIRFTQRRFWDNSKLPSKNISDESDEDSYYSRCGPEIFPSVSGDRNCAFEKSMKRFHIILNNLHPLRDSGNFEDFTSVADDMMMTSKGDLELELLILLEKSVIVSDQNDLENAEAMVLEALSKLKNSEAKVEMRDYLLTMAHVYLNAIYRRQYKHGKADSTIAVAEQVLPKSQNETTRFFKAQILYEMASNLTIYINSVPLHLSARKKLVEQSKHYMRQCIDQSIELDGGSVYIKEHQFGLLKLASLDLNCDTRAAREQITSDKSIADAQTYLREVQEKCKDEMSERLKIQFLRTKSDLNYRLGEFKAAQSEASQALSLAETLGFKSEIIPIRERLEDISKLITSTEMMSLEPSLEGESVNSLSSSAAT; encoded by the coding sequence ATGGCTAGTCTGCCAAGCTCACAAGAAGACGAAAAATATACCATCAATATTATCAATTCCGAGATCGAAACCGTAGTAATTGGTGATGGAAACTCTGTGAATAGCTATTGTCGATGTCAGTATCCTGAGCACTCTACAGTTTCTGGATCAAGTAGAACAACAACCCGAAGGACAGCTGTTTATCACGATGGAGGTGAAAGGCGCAGAATTAAACGGAAAGAAACGAAGATAAGGTTCACCCAGCGCAGATTTTGGGACAATTCTAAACTTCCCTCGAAAAACATTTCAGACGAAAGCGATGAGGATTCCTATTACAGTCGTTGCGGACCAGAAATTTTCCCTTCGGTTTCAGGGGATCGGAACTGCGCATTTGAAAAATCGATGAAGCGATTTCACATCATTTTGAACAATCTTCATCCTTTACGGGACAGTGGCAATTTTGAGGATTTCACCAGCGTTGCAGATGATATGATGATGACTAGCAAAGGCGATTTAGAGTTGGAACTCTTAATCCTTCTCGAAAAGAGCGTGATTGTCAGTGACCAAAATGACTTGGAGAACGCGGAAGCGATGGTACTAGAGGCGTTAAGTAAGTTGAAGAATTCTGAAGCTAAAGTTGAAATGAGGGACTATCTGCTGACCATGGCCCATGTATACCTGAATGCAATTTACCGACGGCAGTATAAGCATGGGAAAGCGGATTCCACCATAGCTGTTGCTGAGCAGGTATTACCaaaatcacaaaatgaaacTACTCGTTTCTTCAAGGCACAGATACTTTATGAGATGGCGAGCAATTTGAccatatatataaattctgttCCACTCCATCTTTCTGCGCGCAAAAAGCTTGTGGAACAGTCGAAGCACTACATGAGACAATGCATAGATCAGAGCATAGAGCTTGATGGTGGCAGCGTATACATTAAAGAACATCAGTTTGGGCTGCTCAAACTCGCTTCATTGGACCTAAATTGTGACACAAGAGCAGCTCGAGAACAAATTACAAGTGACAAGAGCATTGCAGATGCCCAAACCTACCTCCGTGAGGTTCAAGAAAAATGCAAGGATGAGATGAGCGAAAGGCTGAAAATACAGTTCTTAAGGACCAAGTCAGACCTCAATTATAGGCTGGGTGAATTTAAGGCAGCACAGAGCGAAGCCAGTCAAGCACTGTCCCTGGCTGAAACACTTGGATTCAAGTCAGAAATCATTCCCATCCGAGAGAGACTAGAGGATATCTCCAAATTAATAACatcaacagaaatgatgtcTTTGGAACCATCCCTTGAAGGAGAATCTGTAAATTCTCTGTCATCAAGCGCTGCCACATGA